The Antennarius striatus isolate MH-2024 chromosome 23, ASM4005453v1, whole genome shotgun sequence genome has a segment encoding these proteins:
- the mfsd8 gene encoding major facilitator superfamily domain-containing protein 8 isoform X2, with product MVASPIFGLWSNHRPCREPLVCSIFINLSANIYYAYAYLPSTGNKVHILMSRAFVGFGAGNVAVVRSYVAGATTLKERTGAMANMSASQALGFILGPALQACLSFLGENGVTVAILRLRLNMYTAPAFLAASFGVVNILLVLLVLREHHIDDHGRCIRAINYTSEDREEISEETEEAIDQGAVLTSNFLFFVVMFIFAVFETIATPLSMDMFAWTRRQAVFYNGIIICCIGFESILVFLVVKVASKRFGDRPILLTGLIIILCGFFILLPWGNQYPKIQWADIKNNSFVNGIQRDTKFSNSSVEPTGCPPEQTWCQYTPAILLAQYFTSAVLIGVGYPACNVMSYTLYSKILGPRPQGVYMGWLTASGSGARTLGPVFVSQIYTILGPRWAFSLICSMVGAAIALLSCLYRRLIAFSVRHRNLTE from the exons ATGGTGGCCTCGCCCATCTTCGGCCTCTGGTCGAACCACCGGCCGTGCAGAGAACCGCTGGTGTGCTCCATCTTCATCAACCTCTCAGCCAATATCTACTATGCCTACGCGTACCTGCCCAGCACCGGCAACAAAGTCCACATCCTCATGTCCAGAGCCTTCGTGGGCTTTGGAGCAG GTAACGTCGCCGTGGTTCGGTCCTACGTGGCTGGAGCTACGACGCTAAAGGAGAGGACTGGCGCAATGGCTAACATGAGCGCTAGCCAAGCCCTCGGATTCATCCTGGGACCAG CGCTGCAGGCCTGCTTGTCTTTCCTGGGTGAGAACGGCGTGACGGTGGCGATCCTACGGCTGCGGCTCAACATGTACACTGCCCCCGCTTTCTTGGCAGCGTCCTTTGGCGTCGTCAACATCTTGTTGGTTCTTTTGGTGCTGAG AGAACACCATATTGATGACCATGGAAGATGTATCAGAGCAATTAACTACACGTCTGAAG ATAGAGAAGAAATTAGTGAAGAAACCGAGGAGGCCATCGATCAGGGCGCAGTTTTGACTTCCAATTTCCTCTTCTTCGTCGTCATGTTCATCTTCGCTGTCTTTGAGAC CATTGCCACCCCGTTGTCCATGGACATGTTCGCTTGGACACGGAGACAAGCTGTTTTCTACAATGGCATCATCATCTGCTGCATTGGATTTGAATCCATATTGGTGTTTCTGGTTGTGAAGGTTGCCTCTAAAAG GTTCGGGGATCGTCCCATTCTGCTAACAGGCCTGATCATCATCCTCTGTGGCTTCTTTATTCTGCTTCCTTGGGGAAATCAATACCCGAAGATCCAGTGGGCAG ATATCAAAAACAACTCTTTTGTCAATGGGATCCAACGAGACACAAAGTTTTCCAACAGCTCTGTGGAGCCGACAGGTTGCCCACCTGAACAGACCTGGTGCCAGTACACCCCCGCCATCCTCCTCGCCCAGTATTTCACATCAGCCGTCCTCATCGGAGTGGGGTACCCAGCCTGCAACGTCATGTCCTACACGCTGTACTCCAAAATCCTCGGACCCAGACCCCAG GGGGTCTACATGGGATGGTTGACAGCCTCAGGGAGTGGGGCGCGGACGTTAGGCCCAGTCTTTGTGTCCCAGATCTACACCATCCTGGGACCCCGCTGGGCCTTCAGCCTCATTTGCTCTATGGTGGGCGCGGCCATCGCCCTCCTCAGCTGCCTTTACCGCAGACTCATTGCCTTTTCTGTGCGGCACAGAAACCTGACAGAATAA
- the mfsd8 gene encoding major facilitator superfamily domain-containing protein 8 isoform X1, protein MSRLVDSDETTPLLGDDASSEDSQDGDYKSRWRSIRIMYFTMFLSSVGFTIVITSLWPYLQKIDDSADATFLGWVVAAYSLGQMVASPIFGLWSNHRPCREPLVCSIFINLSANIYYAYAYLPSTGNKVHILMSRAFVGFGAGNVAVVRSYVAGATTLKERTGAMANMSASQALGFILGPALQACLSFLGENGVTVAILRLRLNMYTAPAFLAASFGVVNILLVLLVLREHHIDDHGRCIRAINYTSEDREEISEETEEAIDQGAVLTSNFLFFVVMFIFAVFETIATPLSMDMFAWTRRQAVFYNGIIICCIGFESILVFLVVKVASKRFGDRPILLTGLIIILCGFFILLPWGNQYPKIQWADIKNNSFVNGIQRDTKFSNSSVEPTGCPPEQTWCQYTPAILLAQYFTSAVLIGVGYPACNVMSYTLYSKILGPRPQGVYMGWLTASGSGARTLGPVFVSQIYTILGPRWAFSLICSMVGAAIALLSCLYRRLIAFSVRHRNLTE, encoded by the exons ATGTCTCGACTTGTTGACTCTGACGAGACGACGCCCCTGCTCGGTGATGACGCAAGCAG TGAAGACTCCCAGGATGGTGATTACAAGAGTCGGTGGAGATCCATCAGAATCATGTACTTCACCATGTTTCTCAGCAGCGTAG GTTTCACCATTGTCATCACATCACTGTGGCCGTATTTGCAAAAG atcGATGACAGCGCCGATGCCACCTTCCTGGGATGGGTGGTGGCCGCCTACAGTCTGGGTCAGATGGTGGCCTCGCCCATCTTCGGCCTCTGGTCGAACCACCGGCCGTGCAGAGAACCGCTGGTGTGCTCCATCTTCATCAACCTCTCAGCCAATATCTACTATGCCTACGCGTACCTGCCCAGCACCGGCAACAAAGTCCACATCCTCATGTCCAGAGCCTTCGTGGGCTTTGGAGCAG GTAACGTCGCCGTGGTTCGGTCCTACGTGGCTGGAGCTACGACGCTAAAGGAGAGGACTGGCGCAATGGCTAACATGAGCGCTAGCCAAGCCCTCGGATTCATCCTGGGACCAG CGCTGCAGGCCTGCTTGTCTTTCCTGGGTGAGAACGGCGTGACGGTGGCGATCCTACGGCTGCGGCTCAACATGTACACTGCCCCCGCTTTCTTGGCAGCGTCCTTTGGCGTCGTCAACATCTTGTTGGTTCTTTTGGTGCTGAG AGAACACCATATTGATGACCATGGAAGATGTATCAGAGCAATTAACTACACGTCTGAAG ATAGAGAAGAAATTAGTGAAGAAACCGAGGAGGCCATCGATCAGGGCGCAGTTTTGACTTCCAATTTCCTCTTCTTCGTCGTCATGTTCATCTTCGCTGTCTTTGAGAC CATTGCCACCCCGTTGTCCATGGACATGTTCGCTTGGACACGGAGACAAGCTGTTTTCTACAATGGCATCATCATCTGCTGCATTGGATTTGAATCCATATTGGTGTTTCTGGTTGTGAAGGTTGCCTCTAAAAG GTTCGGGGATCGTCCCATTCTGCTAACAGGCCTGATCATCATCCTCTGTGGCTTCTTTATTCTGCTTCCTTGGGGAAATCAATACCCGAAGATCCAGTGGGCAG ATATCAAAAACAACTCTTTTGTCAATGGGATCCAACGAGACACAAAGTTTTCCAACAGCTCTGTGGAGCCGACAGGTTGCCCACCTGAACAGACCTGGTGCCAGTACACCCCCGCCATCCTCCTCGCCCAGTATTTCACATCAGCCGTCCTCATCGGAGTGGGGTACCCAGCCTGCAACGTCATGTCCTACACGCTGTACTCCAAAATCCTCGGACCCAGACCCCAG GGGGTCTACATGGGATGGTTGACAGCCTCAGGGAGTGGGGCGCGGACGTTAGGCCCAGTCTTTGTGTCCCAGATCTACACCATCCTGGGACCCCGCTGGGCCTTCAGCCTCATTTGCTCTATGGTGGGCGCGGCCATCGCCCTCCTCAGCTGCCTTTACCGCAGACTCATTGCCTTTTCTGTGCGGCACAGAAACCTGACAGAATAA
- the LOC137590319 gene encoding uncharacterized protein isoform X2, whose translation MSEHSYSPGDSQYPEGAEDRLPPPGSPYYLPDPTQLCVPELGEEGASGVRGPMLFHPPPNCRIREVHCGTQVRLVVIAIRDIAKGEEITVDYSLTDWGENAMDEEGGPHPLSLSVSDYLTPSWSLSPSSSPLTHSEPSDSDREEDEEEEDDDDDDDEEEEEIEEIRGRMLRRRKKRKLPAVVGSKKKNAPTPSRGPGRPCSSFSRPAPATSPARSQATGNLATPTTNINNNININIGSSSGATVSRRQHCPYCGRHYRSLARHLEKHHANQPEVRTAMELAHLHTHGSSNGGTAHPHPSPSSSSSTPHSFAVPQPSASNPTPPSLFSKEREAPATRSSPNAVSFSLSLSPSSSAQSSAAKKSPSAPPPPNAKRPTTPMMSRVKSPSPPPPTPKRGRRMKKEKQEEQQKVEAESPRSQEELVPPPTPEPDIDPEEDLELMAEGDDAPEEKNGEIVSTHRQHMSPLLSSLSCLVLYLRRQQHSSFLALTRSPHSAENWRSLCHSSLSLLILYNRHRECEVAKLTIQDYQNRNTPQVGSGNGSISGMESFLSPFERQVLCHLPRAGVLGKRGRVQPLLFPPHCESCLDLLLQTSSHVGVDPESPYVFSRPYHSPATPLRGTDLLRNLARASGAKNPGALTATRVRRQVAILTQLLLLEEGEGQGGAIKRLEDFLEREYHVTQNCSAILRDPALMGRVGRVVLYGEREGVLFRGMSLQHICLELDVMSGNSAESFSDDSEVEEEKEEVKEKAEVVKKKGPGRPPGRKKPPVRPVSPPVANPHKRRCIPVKSGKRGVLKRPWSEAERVAVETHLKRNLVELRVPAKADCERCLELCPLLVSNHRDWRAIKFYVHNRIQLLKKQGRRESAAT comes from the exons atgTCGGAACATAGCTACAGCCCCG GTGATAGTCAGTATCCAGAGGGTGCAGAAGACCGCCTCCCTCCGCCTGGCAGTCCCTACTACCTCCCTGATCCCACTCAGCTCTG tgTTCCCGAGTTGGGGGAGGAGGGAGCGAGTGGCGTTCGGGGGCCCATGCTCTTCCATCCGCCACCAAACTGCCGCATTCGAGAAGTCCACTGCGGGACCCAGGTAAggttggtcgtcatagcgatCCGAGACATCGCCAAGGGGGAGGAGATCACAGTGGACTACAGCCTGACGGACTGGGGCGAGAACGCCATG GATGAAGAAGGCGGGCCCCACCCGCTGTCCCTCTCAGTTTCCGACTATCTCACCCCTTCCTGGTCGCTGTCCCCCTCATCCTCCCCGCTCACCCACTCTGAGCCCAGCGACTCGGATCGCGAGGAggacgaagaagaggaggacgacgatgacgatgatgacgaagaggaggaggaaatcgAGGAGATCAGGGGTCGAATGCTTCGCCGCCGCAAGAAACGCAAACTTCCTGCGGTGGTAGGTTCAAAAAAGAAGAACGCACCCACCCCTTCTAGGGGTCCGGGGCGCCCCTGCTCGTCCTTTTCCCGTCCGGCGCCTGCCACTTCCCCGGCCAGGTCCCAGGCGACCGGTAACCTGGCAACCCCGACcaccaacatcaacaacaacataaacattAACATCGGCAGCTCCAGCGGCGCCACGGTCAGCCGGCGGCAGCACTGCCCGTACTGCGGCCGCCATTACCGCTCGCTGGCGCGGCACCTTGAGAAGCACCACGCCAACCAGCCGGAGGTGCGGACCGCCATGGAGCTggcacacctgcacacacacggCTCGTCAAACGGCGGCACGGCACACCCTCATCCGTCGCCATCGTCCTCGTCCTCCACCCCCCATTCCTTCGCCGTCCCCCAGCCATCGGCGTCCAACCCGACCCCGCCCTCCCTCTTCTCCAAAGAGCGGGAAGCACCGGCAACGCGGTCCAGCCCGAACGCCGTGTCCTTCTCCCTCTCGCTCTCTCCGTCGTCTTCGGCTCAGTCGTCAGCGGCCAAGAAGTCGCCGAGCGCACCGCCGCCGCCCAATGCGAAACGCCCAACGACGCCGATGATGTCTCGAGTTAAGAGTCCGTCGCCGCCGCCTCCCACGCCCAAACGGGGTCGAAGGATGAAGAAGGAAAAGCAGGAAGAGCAGCAGAAGGTGGAGGCGGAGAGCCCGAGAAGTCAAGAGGAGCTGGTCCCACCTCCAACCCCGGAGCCGGATATAGATCCGGAAGAGGATCTGGAGCTGATGGCGGAAGGAGACGACGCGCCGGAGGAGAAAAACGGAGAGATCGTAAG CACACACCGACAGCACATGTCGCCGCTGCTCTCCTCCCTGTCCTGTTTGGTTCTCTACCTCCGTCGCCAGCAACACTCCTCCTTCCTTGCTTTGACCCGTTCTCCTCACTCAGCCGAGAACTGGCGCTCCCTCTGCCACTCCAGCCTCTCCCTGCTCATCCTCTACAACCGCCACAGGGAATGCGAGGTGGCCAAGCTCACGATCCAGGACTACCAGAACCGGAACACGCCTCAGGTCGGCTCCGGCAACGGCTCAATCTCCGGGATGGAGTCCTTCCTTTCTCCGTTTGAGCGCCAGGTCCTCTGTCACCTCCCGCGGGCCGGCGTTCTGGGCAAACGCGGGCGCGTCCAGCCGCTTCTTTTCCCGCCGCATTGTGAGTCCTGCCTCGACCTACTCCTTCAAACCAGCTCCCACGTGGGCGTGGACCCCGAGAGCCCCTACGTCTTCTCCCGACCCTACCACTCTCCCGCCACTCCGCTCCGGGGCACGGACCTCCTGAGGAACCTGGCGCGAGCCAGCGGCGCCAAGAACCCCGGAGCGCTGACGGCGACGCGGGTGCGACGGCAGGTTGCGATACTGACTCAGCTGCTCCTATTGGAGGAGGGCGAGGGCCAGGGCGGAGCCATCAAACGGCTGGAGGACTTCCTGGAGCGAGAGTACCACGTGACCCAAAACTGTTCTGCCATCCTACGGGATCCGGCGCTGATGGGTCGCGTGGGTCGAGTTGTTCTCTACGGAGAGAGGGAGGGCGTTCTTTTCAGAGGGATGAGCCTGCAGCACATCTGTCTGGAGCTGGACG TCATGTCAGGCAACTCGGCGGAGTCGTTTTCAGACGACTCAGAggtggaagaagagaaagaggaggtgaaAGAGAAAGCTGAGGTGGTGAAGAAGAAAGGACCGGGGCGGCCGCCAGGGAGGAAGAAACCCCCCGTCCGTCCAGTCAGTCCACCGGTAGCCAACCCTCACAAGAGGAGATGCATTCCTGTCaaatcag GAAAACGCGGTGTTCTGAAGCGTCCGTGGTCGGAGGCGGAGCGTGTTGCCGTGGAGACTCACCTCAAAAGGAACCTGGTGGAGCTGCGAGTTCCGGCCAAGGCAGACTGTGAGCGCTGTCTGGAactctgccctctgctggtgagCAACCATCGAGACTGGAGGGCCATCAAGTTTTATGTCCACAACCGCATCCAACTCCTGAAGAAGCAGGGTAGGAGGGAAAGCGCCGCCACCTAA
- the LOC137590319 gene encoding uncharacterized protein isoform X1, translating into MAETVRSPFDYREPPTLDSDGDGSKPPPPRGRVCGRKRKGTPVKVCDRAYVTEDEEEESMSEHSYSPGDSQYPEGAEDRLPPPGSPYYLPDPTQLCVPELGEEGASGVRGPMLFHPPPNCRIREVHCGTQVRLVVIAIRDIAKGEEITVDYSLTDWGENAMDEEGGPHPLSLSVSDYLTPSWSLSPSSSPLTHSEPSDSDREEDEEEEDDDDDDDEEEEEIEEIRGRMLRRRKKRKLPAVVGSKKKNAPTPSRGPGRPCSSFSRPAPATSPARSQATGNLATPTTNINNNININIGSSSGATVSRRQHCPYCGRHYRSLARHLEKHHANQPEVRTAMELAHLHTHGSSNGGTAHPHPSPSSSSSTPHSFAVPQPSASNPTPPSLFSKEREAPATRSSPNAVSFSLSLSPSSSAQSSAAKKSPSAPPPPNAKRPTTPMMSRVKSPSPPPPTPKRGRRMKKEKQEEQQKVEAESPRSQEELVPPPTPEPDIDPEEDLELMAEGDDAPEEKNGEIVSTHRQHMSPLLSSLSCLVLYLRRQQHSSFLALTRSPHSAENWRSLCHSSLSLLILYNRHRECEVAKLTIQDYQNRNTPQVGSGNGSISGMESFLSPFERQVLCHLPRAGVLGKRGRVQPLLFPPHCESCLDLLLQTSSHVGVDPESPYVFSRPYHSPATPLRGTDLLRNLARASGAKNPGALTATRVRRQVAILTQLLLLEEGEGQGGAIKRLEDFLEREYHVTQNCSAILRDPALMGRVGRVVLYGEREGVLFRGMSLQHICLELDVMSGNSAESFSDDSEVEEEKEEVKEKAEVVKKKGPGRPPGRKKPPVRPVSPPVANPHKRRCIPVKSGKRGVLKRPWSEAERVAVETHLKRNLVELRVPAKADCERCLELCPLLVSNHRDWRAIKFYVHNRIQLLKKQGRRESAAT; encoded by the exons ATGGCGGAGACTGTACGGTCGCCTTTCGACTACCGGGAGCCACCGACCCTCGACAGCGACGGGGATGGGAGCAAGCCGCCGCCGCCCAGGGG GCGTGTTTGCGGCAGGAAAAGAAAGGGGACACCTGTGAAGGTGTGCGATAGAGCGTACGTAacagaagatgaggaggaggagagcatgTCGGAACATAGCTACAGCCCCG GTGATAGTCAGTATCCAGAGGGTGCAGAAGACCGCCTCCCTCCGCCTGGCAGTCCCTACTACCTCCCTGATCCCACTCAGCTCTG tgTTCCCGAGTTGGGGGAGGAGGGAGCGAGTGGCGTTCGGGGGCCCATGCTCTTCCATCCGCCACCAAACTGCCGCATTCGAGAAGTCCACTGCGGGACCCAGGTAAggttggtcgtcatagcgatCCGAGACATCGCCAAGGGGGAGGAGATCACAGTGGACTACAGCCTGACGGACTGGGGCGAGAACGCCATG GATGAAGAAGGCGGGCCCCACCCGCTGTCCCTCTCAGTTTCCGACTATCTCACCCCTTCCTGGTCGCTGTCCCCCTCATCCTCCCCGCTCACCCACTCTGAGCCCAGCGACTCGGATCGCGAGGAggacgaagaagaggaggacgacgatgacgatgatgacgaagaggaggaggaaatcgAGGAGATCAGGGGTCGAATGCTTCGCCGCCGCAAGAAACGCAAACTTCCTGCGGTGGTAGGTTCAAAAAAGAAGAACGCACCCACCCCTTCTAGGGGTCCGGGGCGCCCCTGCTCGTCCTTTTCCCGTCCGGCGCCTGCCACTTCCCCGGCCAGGTCCCAGGCGACCGGTAACCTGGCAACCCCGACcaccaacatcaacaacaacataaacattAACATCGGCAGCTCCAGCGGCGCCACGGTCAGCCGGCGGCAGCACTGCCCGTACTGCGGCCGCCATTACCGCTCGCTGGCGCGGCACCTTGAGAAGCACCACGCCAACCAGCCGGAGGTGCGGACCGCCATGGAGCTggcacacctgcacacacacggCTCGTCAAACGGCGGCACGGCACACCCTCATCCGTCGCCATCGTCCTCGTCCTCCACCCCCCATTCCTTCGCCGTCCCCCAGCCATCGGCGTCCAACCCGACCCCGCCCTCCCTCTTCTCCAAAGAGCGGGAAGCACCGGCAACGCGGTCCAGCCCGAACGCCGTGTCCTTCTCCCTCTCGCTCTCTCCGTCGTCTTCGGCTCAGTCGTCAGCGGCCAAGAAGTCGCCGAGCGCACCGCCGCCGCCCAATGCGAAACGCCCAACGACGCCGATGATGTCTCGAGTTAAGAGTCCGTCGCCGCCGCCTCCCACGCCCAAACGGGGTCGAAGGATGAAGAAGGAAAAGCAGGAAGAGCAGCAGAAGGTGGAGGCGGAGAGCCCGAGAAGTCAAGAGGAGCTGGTCCCACCTCCAACCCCGGAGCCGGATATAGATCCGGAAGAGGATCTGGAGCTGATGGCGGAAGGAGACGACGCGCCGGAGGAGAAAAACGGAGAGATCGTAAG CACACACCGACAGCACATGTCGCCGCTGCTCTCCTCCCTGTCCTGTTTGGTTCTCTACCTCCGTCGCCAGCAACACTCCTCCTTCCTTGCTTTGACCCGTTCTCCTCACTCAGCCGAGAACTGGCGCTCCCTCTGCCACTCCAGCCTCTCCCTGCTCATCCTCTACAACCGCCACAGGGAATGCGAGGTGGCCAAGCTCACGATCCAGGACTACCAGAACCGGAACACGCCTCAGGTCGGCTCCGGCAACGGCTCAATCTCCGGGATGGAGTCCTTCCTTTCTCCGTTTGAGCGCCAGGTCCTCTGTCACCTCCCGCGGGCCGGCGTTCTGGGCAAACGCGGGCGCGTCCAGCCGCTTCTTTTCCCGCCGCATTGTGAGTCCTGCCTCGACCTACTCCTTCAAACCAGCTCCCACGTGGGCGTGGACCCCGAGAGCCCCTACGTCTTCTCCCGACCCTACCACTCTCCCGCCACTCCGCTCCGGGGCACGGACCTCCTGAGGAACCTGGCGCGAGCCAGCGGCGCCAAGAACCCCGGAGCGCTGACGGCGACGCGGGTGCGACGGCAGGTTGCGATACTGACTCAGCTGCTCCTATTGGAGGAGGGCGAGGGCCAGGGCGGAGCCATCAAACGGCTGGAGGACTTCCTGGAGCGAGAGTACCACGTGACCCAAAACTGTTCTGCCATCCTACGGGATCCGGCGCTGATGGGTCGCGTGGGTCGAGTTGTTCTCTACGGAGAGAGGGAGGGCGTTCTTTTCAGAGGGATGAGCCTGCAGCACATCTGTCTGGAGCTGGACG TCATGTCAGGCAACTCGGCGGAGTCGTTTTCAGACGACTCAGAggtggaagaagagaaagaggaggtgaaAGAGAAAGCTGAGGTGGTGAAGAAGAAAGGACCGGGGCGGCCGCCAGGGAGGAAGAAACCCCCCGTCCGTCCAGTCAGTCCACCGGTAGCCAACCCTCACAAGAGGAGATGCATTCCTGTCaaatcag GAAAACGCGGTGTTCTGAAGCGTCCGTGGTCGGAGGCGGAGCGTGTTGCCGTGGAGACTCACCTCAAAAGGAACCTGGTGGAGCTGCGAGTTCCGGCCAAGGCAGACTGTGAGCGCTGTCTGGAactctgccctctgctggtgagCAACCATCGAGACTGGAGGGCCATCAAGTTTTATGTCCACAACCGCATCCAACTCCTGAAGAAGCAGGGTAGGAGGGAAAGCGCCGCCACCTAA